One segment of Sphingomonas telluris DNA contains the following:
- a CDS encoding site-specific DNA-methyltransferase yields the protein MARNNGQGSRPKQIGTLTHDEARRRNIPTAEMESFFLREEDRDPREPVHYERSRPLPEGEMRDRDPDLDPQIIWNGARIRLSKDQMKQLAETGEVEIGDAQLVWRGKDTQDWSDLIVQVPPLYIQEKVHPKAIIDDLKRRSNTTREAESDAPDLFADFNGLDPEAKAEFYAHDLHWSNRMILGDSLQVMASLAERESLRGKVQCVYFDPPYGIKFGSNWQVSTQSRDVKDGKQQDISREPEQVKAFRDTWKDGIHSYLAYLRDRFTVMRDLLHDSGSIFVQIGDENVHRVRAVLDEVFGTEQFVAQITFRVKSPLGVSDLARTTDFICWYSKSKDHMKFRQAKKPKLLSEHPEFTQALDDDGRTISRTSAEEHGVAAERFFTAQNLASSGYTQSCTFPYTLAGRTFASPKGKSWKTNLDGMNRLAMADRLQPLTTSLRWRYFFGDAPSEVITDVWTDTFSASDKTYVVQTSEAVIQRCILMTTDPGDLVLDPTCGSGTTAYVAEQWGRRWITIDTSRVALALARTRIMAARFPWYQLADSREGAAKEAQLSGRVPEDRVFANDIRQGFVYERAPHVTLRSISNNAEIDVIWEKWQKALEPLRASLNAALNKSWEEWDVPRAAGESWPPKAKADLTSWWTARTDRQREIDESIVRGAEVEMLYDRPYVDNSRIRVAGPFTVESLSPHRVLPASDAELIEEIDAAEGKRVRTESPENDFAQIVIEHLKTAGVHQHDKGDRITFDSVHPWPGNWIGADASFTEGDTGVERRAGIFIGPEFGTVGRSDLVAAAREAADARFDVVIACAFNFDAHSSEFDGLGSLKIIKARINPDMHMAGELKNTGKGNMFVVFGEPDINVLDDGGETIRVKVNGVDVFDPNTGDIRSNDTRGIAAWFVDTDYNEESFFVRHAYFLGANDPYKSLKTALRSEIDEEAWSTLYSDTSRPFPRPTNSRIAVKVINHFGDEVMKVFGV from the coding sequence ATGGCGCGGAATAACGGGCAAGGCAGCCGCCCGAAGCAGATCGGCACGCTCACGCATGACGAGGCGCGGCGGCGCAACATCCCGACGGCGGAGATGGAGAGCTTCTTCCTTCGCGAGGAGGATCGTGATCCACGCGAGCCGGTGCATTACGAGCGCTCACGGCCACTGCCGGAGGGAGAAATGAGGGACCGCGACCCCGATCTCGACCCGCAGATCATCTGGAACGGCGCTCGCATCCGGCTCAGCAAGGATCAGATGAAGCAGCTCGCCGAGACGGGTGAAGTCGAGATCGGCGACGCGCAGCTCGTCTGGCGCGGCAAGGACACGCAGGACTGGTCGGACCTGATTGTCCAAGTGCCGCCGCTCTACATTCAGGAGAAGGTCCACCCCAAGGCGATTATCGACGACCTCAAACGTCGCAGTAATACTACCCGCGAAGCAGAGAGCGACGCGCCGGACCTGTTTGCCGACTTCAACGGCCTGGACCCTGAGGCGAAGGCGGAGTTCTACGCCCACGATTTGCACTGGTCGAACCGTATGATCCTCGGTGACAGCCTGCAGGTGATGGCGAGCCTTGCCGAGCGTGAGAGCCTGCGCGGCAAGGTGCAGTGCGTGTATTTCGATCCACCCTATGGCATCAAGTTCGGCTCGAACTGGCAGGTTTCCACGCAATCGCGTGACGTGAAGGACGGCAAGCAGCAGGACATCAGCCGAGAGCCCGAACAGGTGAAAGCGTTTCGCGATACCTGGAAGGATGGCATCCACTCATACCTGGCCTACCTCCGCGATCGCTTCACGGTAATGCGGGATCTGCTTCACGACAGTGGCTCAATCTTTGTGCAGATCGGCGATGAGAATGTGCATCGCGTGCGGGCGGTATTGGACGAAGTGTTTGGCACTGAGCAGTTCGTTGCGCAGATCACCTTCCGCGTGAAGAGCCCGTTGGGTGTGTCTGACCTTGCACGAACAACCGATTTCATTTGTTGGTATTCGAAATCGAAAGACCACATGAAGTTTCGGCAGGCGAAAAAGCCCAAGCTGCTTTCAGAACATCCAGAGTTCACGCAGGCGTTGGATGATGACGGCCGCACTATCTCTCGCACGAGCGCCGAGGAGCACGGCGTTGCAGCTGAAAGATTCTTCACGGCGCAAAACCTGGCCTCGTCAGGCTACACTCAGTCTTGCACGTTTCCATACACTCTCGCTGGTAGGACGTTTGCGTCTCCCAAGGGTAAGAGCTGGAAGACGAATCTCGACGGCATGAATCGCCTCGCTATGGCGGATCGGCTGCAGCCTCTGACAACCAGTCTGCGTTGGCGCTACTTCTTTGGCGATGCACCGTCCGAGGTAATCACCGACGTCTGGACGGACACCTTTTCAGCGTCAGACAAGACGTATGTGGTGCAGACCTCAGAGGCTGTCATCCAACGCTGCATTCTCATGACAACCGATCCCGGCGATCTCGTTTTGGATCCCACCTGCGGATCGGGAACAACTGCTTATGTTGCAGAGCAGTGGGGACGGCGGTGGATCACAATTGACACCAGCCGCGTAGCGTTAGCGCTGGCCCGAACTCGGATCATGGCTGCGCGGTTTCCTTGGTATCAGTTAGCCGACAGCCGTGAGGGCGCCGCGAAGGAAGCTCAGTTGTCCGGCCGCGTGCCCGAAGATCGAGTCTTCGCGAACGACATTCGCCAAGGATTTGTTTACGAGCGAGCGCCGCATGTCACGCTCAGATCGATTTCCAACAATGCTGAAATCGATGTGATTTGGGAGAAGTGGCAAAAAGCGCTTGAGCCTCTGCGCGCATCTTTAAATGCGGCGCTCAATAAGAGCTGGGAGGAGTGGGATGTCCCACGCGCCGCGGGAGAGTCCTGGCCACCCAAAGCGAAAGCCGATTTGACCTCGTGGTGGACGGCGCGGACAGATCGTCAACGCGAGATCGATGAATCTATCGTCAGGGGCGCAGAGGTCGAAATGCTCTACGACCGCCCCTACGTCGATAACAGCCGTATACGCGTCGCTGGGCCCTTCACCGTTGAGAGCCTTTCGCCACACCGCGTGCTGCCTGCGAGCGATGCCGAACTGATCGAAGAAATCGATGCCGCCGAAGGCAAGCGCGTTCGCACGGAATCACCCGAGAACGATTTTGCGCAGATCGTCATTGAGCACCTCAAAACGGCTGGTGTTCACCAGCACGACAAGGGCGACCGCATCACATTCGACAGCGTGCACCCATGGCCGGGCAACTGGATAGGTGCGGATGCGAGCTTCACAGAGGGCGACACCGGCGTCGAACGCCGGGCAGGAATCTTCATCGGTCCAGAGTTCGGCACGGTTGGCCGCTCTGACTTGGTCGCTGCGGCTCGCGAAGCAGCCGATGCTCGCTTCGATGTAGTGATCGCCTGTGCGTTCAACTTCGACGCGCACTCGTCTGAGTTCGATGGCCTTGGCTCGCTCAAAATCATCAAGGCGCGCATCAATCCTGACATGCACATGGCCGGTGAGCTCAAGAATACCGGCAAAGGCAATATGTTTGTGGTGTTCGGTGAGCCTGACATCAACGTGCTCGACGACGGTGGCGAGACGATCCGCGTTAAGGTGAATGGTGTCGATGTGTTCGATCCGAACACCGGCGATATTCGCTCCAACGACACTCGCGGTATTGCCGCGTGGTTCGTGGACACGGATTACAACGAAGAGAGCTTCTTCGTGCGCCACGCCTACTTCCTGGGCGCGAACGACCCATACAAAAGCCTCAAGACCGCCCTTCGTTCAGAGATCGACGAGGAGGCTTGGAGCACGCTCTACAGCGACACGTCACGCCCATTCCCGCGGCCGACGAACAGTCGCATCGCGGTGAAAGTGATCAACCACTTCGGCGACGAGGTGATGAAGGTGTTCGGGGTCTAA